In the Anser cygnoides isolate HZ-2024a breed goose chromosome 27, Taihu_goose_T2T_genome, whole genome shotgun sequence genome, one interval contains:
- the ANGPTL4 gene encoding angiopoietin-related protein 4 produces the protein MQLAGAALVLCAAAAAGMAVAPAPAPAPGPAPGRAGSERRAAAAGGKERRAQFASWDEVNVIAHGLLQLGHGLKEHADRTKGQMRELGSRLSAHNSSMGRLLRQARETQEQGELLRASVRELEGRGRQLFNLSEALRQRLEEVEADKAEIQGRLEQLESRVRQALQARPAENQSAKDLGALQTLMDAQNSRIEELLQKIKQQQYKLDKQNLQIKSLQSKVNLLIPLHLKDNKTQSPKWKINLKKSLSHTNQSQNASVESVLTQKLPEDCQQLFLAGQQSSGIFQVQPSGSQPFKVYCDMTAEGGWTVIQRRADGSVDFDQLWDAYKNGFGDLRGDFWLGLEKIHHLVQEGRYNLLIELEDWEGNSQAVQFEFSLGGESTAYTLNLLGPLSGELENAIGDFRQLPFSTRDRDHDLKADTNCAKHLSGGWWFSTCGHANLNGKYFRSIPRQRHERKQGIFWKTWKGRYYPLKSTTMKIQPTALETEP, from the exons ATGCAGCTCGCGGGGGCGGCGCTGGTGCTGtgcgccgcggcggcggcgggcatGGCGgtggcaccggcaccggcaccggcaccgggaccggcaccggggcGAGCCGGGAGCgagcggcgggcggcggcggcggggggcaaGGAGCGGCGGGCTCAGTTCGCCTCCTGGGACGAGGTGAACGTGATCGCCCACGGGCTGCTGCAGCTCGGCCACGGCCTGAAGGAGCATGCGGACAGGACCAAGGGGCAGATGCGGGAGCTCGGCAGCCGCCTGAGCGCCCACAACAGCTCCATGGGGCGGCTGCTGCGCCAAGCCCGGGAGACGCAGGAGCAGGGCGAGCTGCTGCGGGCCAGCGTGCGGGAGCTGGAGGGCCGCGGGCGGCAGCTCTTCAACCTCTCCGAGGCGCTGCGGCAGCgcctggaggaggtggaggccGACAAAGCCGAGATCCAGGGCcggctggagcagctggagagccGAGTCCGGCAGGCGCTGCAGGCGCGGCCGGCCGAGAACCAGAGCGCCAAGGACCTGGGAGCGCTGCAG ACCCTGATGGATGCCCAGAACTCCCGAATCGAGGAGCTCTTGCAGAAGATCAAGCAGCAGCAGTACAAGCTGGACAAGCAGAATCTGCAGATTAAAAGCCTGCAGAGCAAG GTCAACCTACTGATCCCCTTACACCTGAAGGACAACAAAACGCAGTCTCCGAAGTGGAAGataaatctgaagaaaagcCTCAGCCACACCAACCAAAGCCAGAACGCGAGCGTGGAGTCTGTGCTGACGCAGA agctcccagaggactgccagcagctcttcctGGCCGGGCAGCAAAGCAGCGGCATCTTCCAGGTGCAGCCCTCGGGGTCTCAGCCCTTCAAAGTCTACTGCGACATGACTGCAG AAGGTGGCTGGACAGTGATCCAGAGGCGTGCAGATGGCTCTGTAGACTTTGACCAGCTTTGGGATGCCTACAAGAATGGCTTTGGAGACCTTCGTG GTGACTTCTGGCTGGGTCTGGAGAAGATCCATCACCTTGTCCAGGAGGGAAGGTACAACCTCCTGATCGAGCTGGAGGACTGGGAGGGAAATTCCCAGGCGGTTCAGTTTGAGTTCAGCCTCGGTGGAGAGAGCACAGCCTACACCCTCAACCTGCTGGGACCTCTGTCTGGAGAACTGGAAAATGCCATTGGGGACTTCAGGCAGCTACCCTTCTCCACTCGGGATCGTGACCACGACCTCAAAGCTGACACAAACTGTGCCAAGCACCTCTCAG GTGGCTGGTGGTTCAGCACCTGTGGCCATGCCAACCTCAACGGGAAGTATTTCCGCTCCATCCCTCGCCAGAGGCACGAGCGCAAGCAGGGCATCTTCTGGAAGACATGGAAAGGCAGGTACTACCCTCTGAAGTCCACCACCATGAAAATCCAACCCACAGCACTGGAAACAGAGCCCTGA